A genomic window from Verrucomicrobiales bacterium includes:
- the hisH gene encoding imidazole glycerol phosphate synthase subunit HisH, whose product MIALLDYGSGNLRSVEKALLKVGADVRLITRPEGMKDARAIVLPGVGAFDDCLSAMQRQDLQAGVVEFIRTGRPFLGICVGYQALFERSEEFNSCALGLRVFDGSVVRFSSKTGVKIPQIGWNQIEIQNPDCPLYRGIPNQSYVYFVHSFFPQPKDPSIVATTTSYGENFTSSVWRDNVFATQFHPEKSQTVGLKLLQNFVTLAGG is encoded by the coding sequence ATGATTGCGTTGCTTGATTACGGTTCTGGCAACCTGAGAAGCGTCGAGAAGGCGTTGCTTAAGGTGGGAGCCGACGTGCGTCTCATCACGCGTCCCGAAGGCATGAAGGACGCGCGCGCCATCGTGCTGCCCGGCGTCGGCGCCTTCGATGACTGCCTCAGCGCCATGCAGCGCCAGGATCTCCAAGCCGGGGTGGTCGAGTTCATCCGCACCGGCCGTCCCTTTCTCGGCATCTGCGTGGGCTATCAAGCCTTGTTCGAACGGAGCGAGGAATTCAACAGCTGCGCCTTGGGACTTCGAGTGTTCGACGGCAGCGTGGTACGATTTTCCTCCAAGACCGGAGTGAAAATCCCTCAGATCGGCTGGAACCAGATCGAAATTCAAAACCCGGATTGCCCGCTCTATCGCGGGATTCCCAACCAGAGCTATGTCTACTTCGTACATAGTTTCTTCCCCCAGCCGAAAGACCCCTCGATCGTCGCCACCACCACCAGCTATGGGGAAAACTTCACTTCCTCAGTATGGCGCGACAACGTCTTCGCGACGCAGTTCCATCCGGAAAAAAGCCAAACCGTCGGGCTCAAACTGCTGCAGAACTTTGTGACTCTCGCAGGAGGCTAA
- a CDS encoding phosphodiester glycosidase family protein — translation MNHPSSDQPGETRPSGTPSSSTGGVKSLPPPLPPSNQGRKRFRLGILGMLAIALALMVILFKVGSFLRASSHSARPAKSEAGVAYRNDRIASEPWSIHVVQVDRSRPDLGFYSAHARNQILGVSLLADQARAIPAQVGQAIAGVNGDFYIRDHPTYTGDPRGIQIIQGELISGPSTVCVWFDAAGNPHLDEVKGRFEVTWPDGRRTPFGLNEERTGGSAVLYTPSYGSSTRSPREGREIVLERDGDNPWLPLRAGQSYQARVKQVREGGDSKIAPGTLVLSLGTRLAPLAEAVPVGTVIRLSTATTPDLSGAHAAIAGGPAIIKDGVPFKLTQQPAGTSGNYSEASKYQRHPRSAIGWSPTHVYLVTVDGRQPGLSVGMKLAELAQYMVKLGCTDAMNLDGGKSAQMWMKGQIMNDPCQGEDTVANSIFVIRKPTAP, via the coding sequence GTGAATCATCCGAGCAGCGACCAACCCGGTGAGACCAGGCCCTCAGGCACGCCTTCCTCGTCAACAGGCGGGGTTAAGTCTCTGCCGCCTCCGCTGCCTCCGTCGAACCAAGGGCGAAAGCGATTTCGGTTGGGGATCCTGGGGATGCTGGCCATCGCTTTGGCGTTGATGGTGATTCTTTTCAAGGTTGGTTCCTTCCTCCGCGCATCGAGCCACTCCGCGCGCCCTGCCAAGTCCGAGGCGGGCGTGGCCTATCGCAACGACCGAATCGCCTCCGAACCCTGGTCGATCCATGTCGTTCAGGTGGATCGGTCCCGCCCGGACCTTGGTTTTTATTCGGCGCATGCGCGCAACCAGATCCTGGGTGTGAGCCTGCTCGCGGATCAGGCCCGGGCCATTCCTGCGCAGGTGGGGCAGGCCATCGCGGGGGTGAATGGGGACTTTTACATTCGGGATCATCCCACCTATACCGGCGATCCGCGGGGCATCCAGATTATCCAGGGCGAACTTATCAGTGGGCCGAGCACGGTCTGCGTGTGGTTCGATGCCGCGGGTAATCCGCACCTGGACGAGGTGAAGGGCCGATTCGAGGTGACCTGGCCTGATGGCCGCCGAACCCCTTTCGGTCTGAATGAAGAGCGGACGGGAGGTTCGGCGGTCCTCTACACCCCCTCGTATGGATCTTCCACTCGTTCGCCGAGAGAGGGGCGGGAGATCGTTCTGGAACGCGATGGGGACAATCCTTGGTTGCCGCTGCGCGCCGGCCAAAGCTATCAAGCGCGAGTCAAGCAGGTGAGAGAGGGCGGAGACTCCAAGATTGCTCCCGGGACCTTGGTGCTCTCCTTGGGCACTCGTCTCGCCCCCCTGGCGGAGGCGGTTCCGGTTGGAACGGTCATCCGGCTTTCGACGGCCACCACGCCCGACCTCAGCGGAGCCCATGCAGCCATCGCTGGAGGGCCGGCGATCATCAAGGATGGCGTTCCCTTCAAGCTCACGCAGCAGCCGGCGGGGACCTCGGGAAACTACAGCGAGGCGTCGAAGTATCAGCGTCATCCAAGGTCGGCGATTGGATGGAGTCCTACCCATGTTTATTTGGTGACGGTGGACGGCCGTCAACCGGGACTGTCGGTAGGTATGAAGCTCGCCGAGTTGGCGCAGTACATGGTCAAGCTGGGCTGTACGGACGCGATGAACCTGGATGGAGGCAAATCGGCTCAGATGTGGATGAAGGGGCAGATCATGAACGATCCCTGTCAGGGTGAGGACACGGTGGCCAACTCCATCTTCGTGATTCGCAAGCCGACCGCGCCTTGA
- a CDS encoding NAD+ synthetase, translating to MKLIKLAAAVLNQTPLDWRGNAAHILAAIESARHSGASILCLPELCITGYGCEDAFHGHGVHEMAVKVLFDCLPATRGMVVSFGLPVLHQNGLFNTACLVVDGKIVGFVAKRFLAGDGIHYEPRWFKAWPAGVQNRVMVGGESHPIGDLFFDIGGVKLGFEICEDAWVANRPGTQLALKGADLILNPSASHFAFGKIEVRKRFVLEGSRAFGVSYLYANLLGNEAGRAIYDGEAMIASGGKLVATGPRFSYADSLVTTAVVDIDVTRMNQSRTASYDPQLQDATDGYIRVPFDFPAIEPQLARPQTEPWEHSSCIKEEEFARAVPLALFDYMRKSRSHGFVVSLSGGADSSAITCLISLMVEFGVRELGLAGFVAKLAFIPGLAECPDVKSIVRRLLTTVYQATRHSGPVTREAARTVASAVGADHLELEVAEIHESYLKLVSTALKRELVWDRDDLALQNIQARVRSPGVWLLANLKGALLLSTSNRSEAAVGYATMDGDTSGGVSPIAGIDKAFLREWLVWLEKQGPTGLHPISALSVVNVQAPTAELRPPSSLQTDEADLMPYPLLDAIERAAIRDKHTPVDVFRNMRLQFPQYTPMQLGVWVERFFRLWCRNQWKRERYAPSFHLDDENLDPKTWCRFPILSGGFEVELEELRQAVRKL from the coding sequence ATGAAGCTCATCAAACTCGCCGCCGCGGTATTGAATCAAACTCCGCTGGATTGGCGTGGCAATGCGGCCCACATCCTGGCCGCCATCGAGTCAGCCCGGCATTCGGGAGCTTCGATTCTCTGCCTTCCCGAACTATGCATTACCGGCTACGGCTGCGAAGATGCGTTCCATGGGCATGGAGTTCATGAAATGGCGGTTAAGGTTTTGTTCGATTGTTTACCGGCCACGCGGGGGATGGTGGTATCGTTTGGTCTGCCGGTGTTGCATCAGAACGGCTTGTTCAACACCGCTTGCCTGGTGGTGGACGGCAAGATCGTGGGATTTGTGGCCAAGCGTTTTCTGGCGGGGGACGGCATCCATTATGAACCTCGATGGTTCAAGGCGTGGCCTGCTGGGGTGCAGAACCGGGTGATGGTGGGTGGTGAAAGCCATCCGATCGGGGATTTGTTTTTCGACATTGGCGGGGTCAAACTGGGATTTGAGATTTGCGAGGATGCTTGGGTCGCGAACCGACCGGGAACGCAGTTGGCGTTGAAGGGCGCCGATCTGATTCTGAACCCCAGTGCCAGCCACTTTGCGTTCGGGAAGATTGAGGTTCGAAAGCGTTTTGTGCTCGAGGGTTCGAGGGCCTTTGGGGTGAGTTATTTGTATGCGAACCTCCTAGGAAACGAGGCCGGGCGGGCGATCTATGATGGAGAAGCGATGATTGCCTCCGGGGGCAAGTTGGTCGCTACCGGTCCGCGATTCAGCTATGCCGATTCCCTGGTCACGACAGCGGTGGTGGATATCGATGTCACCCGGATGAATCAATCCCGCACCGCGAGCTACGACCCTCAGCTTCAGGATGCGACCGATGGATACATCCGTGTTCCGTTTGACTTTCCTGCCATTGAGCCTCAGCTGGCCCGACCTCAAACCGAACCTTGGGAGCACTCCTCGTGTATTAAGGAAGAGGAGTTCGCCCGAGCCGTGCCGTTGGCGCTCTTCGACTACATGCGCAAGAGTCGATCGCATGGGTTTGTGGTGTCCTTGAGCGGAGGGGCGGATTCCTCGGCCATCACCTGCCTCATCTCTCTCATGGTGGAGTTTGGGGTCCGTGAGCTAGGGCTGGCTGGCTTTGTGGCCAAACTCGCGTTCATTCCGGGGCTCGCGGAATGCCCGGACGTGAAGTCGATTGTTCGGCGTTTGCTGACGACTGTCTATCAGGCGACCCGTCACAGCGGTCCGGTGACCCGGGAGGCGGCGCGAACCGTGGCCAGCGCGGTCGGAGCAGATCACTTGGAGCTCGAAGTGGCTGAAATCCACGAGAGCTATCTCAAGTTGGTTTCCACCGCCCTGAAGCGGGAGTTGGTCTGGGATCGGGACGATCTGGCCCTGCAGAACATCCAGGCTCGGGTGCGGTCGCCCGGGGTATGGTTGCTGGCCAACCTTAAGGGGGCACTCCTGCTTTCCACCAGCAATCGGTCGGAAGCGGCGGTCGGTTATGCCACGATGGACGGTGATACCAGCGGCGGGGTGAGTCCTATTGCGGGGATCGATAAAGCGTTTCTACGCGAGTGGCTTGTTTGGCTCGAGAAGCAGGGGCCCACCGGGCTGCATCCGATTTCGGCACTGTCGGTGGTCAACGTGCAGGCTCCCACCGCGGAACTCCGTCCGCCTTCGTCGCTGCAGACCGATGAGGCGGACCTGATGCCTTATCCGCTTCTGGACGCGATTGAGCGGGCGGCGATTCGGGACAAGCACACGCCCGTGGATGTTTTCCGCAACATGCGCCTCCAATTTCCCCAGTATACTCCGATGCAGCTGGGAGTCTGGGTGGAACGGTTTTTCCGGTTGTGGTGTCGCAATCAGTGGAAGCGCGAGCGATATGCGCCCTCGTTCCATCTTGACGACGAGAACCTCGATCCCAAGACCTGGTGTCGTTTTCCGATTTTGTCGGGAGGATTCGAAGTCGAGTTGGAGGAGCTTCGGCAGGCGGTGCGGAAGCTTTAA
- a CDS encoding polyprenol monophosphomannose synthase: protein MSDKVLVIVPTYNERENLPPLAAKVMSLPAHVDLLVVDDNSPDGTGRIADELAAANPRVHVLHRQEKDGLGRAYIAGFKWALAKSYDFVFEMDGDFSHNPSDIPSFLEAAQKADLVLGSRYTDGIRVINWPLNRLLLSMGAAMYVRWITGMPFADPTGGYKCFRRRTLESIDLDAVRSNGYSFQIEMTHKTWRQGLRVLEVPIIFTDRFQGNSKMSGKIVKEALWMVWRLWFQHGLRRSPKAPSDKPNKEPRKPR from the coding sequence ATGAGCGATAAAGTCCTTGTTATAGTGCCGACTTACAACGAGCGGGAGAATCTTCCGCCCCTGGCGGCCAAGGTCATGTCGCTGCCAGCCCACGTGGATTTGCTGGTGGTGGATGACAATTCGCCGGATGGCACAGGGCGGATCGCGGACGAGCTTGCCGCTGCCAATCCTCGGGTTCACGTCTTGCATCGTCAGGAGAAGGACGGTCTGGGGCGGGCTTACATCGCGGGCTTCAAGTGGGCGCTGGCGAAGTCTTACGATTTTGTGTTCGAGATGGATGGAGATTTTTCCCACAACCCGAGCGATATTCCGTCGTTTCTCGAAGCCGCCCAAAAGGCAGACTTGGTGTTGGGCTCGCGCTATACGGATGGAATTCGCGTCATCAATTGGCCTCTGAACCGGCTGCTGCTCAGCATGGGCGCCGCCATGTATGTGCGGTGGATCACGGGAATGCCGTTCGCGGATCCCACCGGTGGCTACAAATGCTTTCGTCGTCGAACGCTGGAGAGCATCGATTTAGACGCGGTGCGGTCCAACGGGTACAGCTTTCAAATCGAGATGACCCACAAGACTTGGCGGCAGGGATTGCGCGTGCTCGAGGTGCCGATCATCTTCACCGACCGCTTTCAGGGGAACTCCAAAATGTCGGGGAAGATTGTGAAGGAGGCGCTCTGGATGGTGTGGAGACTGTGGTTCCAACACGGGCTGAGGCGGTCTCCGAAGGCCCCGAGCGATAAACCTAACAAGGAGCCGCGGAAGCCCCGCTAG
- the rlmN gene encoding 23S rRNA (adenine(2503)-C(2))-methyltransferase RlmN produces MTTTKKPDIRSQTRDELVAQFAEWGQAAYRVDQLLTWLYPRRADSWEAMTNLPKALREKLGATYSLHLPALVTKQGSRDTTQKFLWRLQDGSFIESVLIPASPALYGEQSDRHTLCISTQVGCAYGCKFCASGLEGWKRNLGPEEILGQVLAIERWHQEQKPEDQRATSTADDRLVSNIVVMGMGEPLANYDSLMRALGILNSPWGGGIGARKITISTSGLAPQIRKLADDPLQFRLAISLHGATDEVRQQIMPVNRKYPLKELTAAGEYYQQKKGRMITFEYILIAGINDHISQVKPLATLAKKLHAKVNLIPYNKVEGLPWERPSEKVQESFLAHLEQERVTATLRREKGHDIDAACGQLRLRTERATVPSASATPELPAR; encoded by the coding sequence ATGACGACGACCAAAAAGCCAGACATCCGATCCCAGACCCGCGACGAGCTTGTGGCCCAGTTTGCCGAATGGGGCCAGGCGGCGTATCGCGTCGACCAGCTCCTCACCTGGCTTTACCCGCGCCGGGCCGATTCCTGGGAAGCCATGACGAACCTGCCCAAAGCGCTGCGCGAAAAGCTGGGGGCCACTTACTCGCTCCACCTCCCTGCGCTGGTCACCAAGCAGGGTTCTCGGGACACCACTCAGAAGTTTCTTTGGCGCCTCCAGGACGGCTCGTTCATCGAGAGCGTGCTGATCCCGGCCTCCCCCGCCCTCTACGGCGAGCAAAGCGACCGACATACCCTTTGCATCTCCACCCAAGTCGGCTGTGCTTACGGCTGCAAGTTCTGTGCGAGCGGGCTGGAGGGGTGGAAACGGAATCTGGGTCCGGAGGAAATCTTGGGGCAAGTGCTCGCGATTGAACGTTGGCATCAGGAACAGAAACCTGAGGATCAGCGGGCCACCTCGACGGCCGACGATCGGCTGGTGAGCAACATTGTGGTCATGGGCATGGGCGAACCGCTGGCGAACTACGACTCCCTGATGCGCGCCCTCGGAATCCTCAACTCCCCCTGGGGAGGAGGAATTGGCGCCCGTAAAATCACCATCTCGACCAGCGGCCTGGCACCTCAGATTCGCAAACTCGCCGATGATCCGCTGCAGTTCCGGCTGGCCATCTCGTTGCACGGGGCCACGGATGAAGTGCGACAGCAGATCATGCCGGTCAATCGCAAGTACCCGTTGAAAGAACTCACCGCCGCCGGAGAATATTACCAGCAAAAGAAGGGGCGGATGATCACCTTCGAGTATATTTTGATCGCCGGCATCAACGATCACATCAGCCAGGTCAAACCCTTGGCCACTCTGGCCAAAAAGCTTCATGCGAAGGTGAACCTGATCCCCTATAACAAGGTGGAAGGACTCCCTTGGGAACGGCCAAGCGAGAAGGTCCAAGAGTCATTTCTGGCTCACTTGGAGCAGGAACGCGTCACAGCGACCTTGCGCCGGGAAAAAGGCCACGATATCGACGCCGCCTGCGGACAACTCCGACTGCGCACCGAGCGGGCAACGGTGCCCAGTGCCAGTGCCACCCCGGAACTCCCCGCTCGTTAA
- the ispH gene encoding 4-hydroxy-3-methylbut-2-enyl diphosphate reductase yields the protein MKIIRAEHLGMCFGVRDAIALAVTESRRQPVTILGDLVHNPVVIRELRQKGVQIEHELASVSTPVVMITAHGASESAKTRIRSQGHQVIEATCPLVHVAHAALHQLVKDGFYPVIIGKRDHVEVRGMTGDLTHHDVILSEEDILTLEEHPKIGIVAQTTQPVDKVRRLVQLVRERFPRSEIRFKDTVCQPTKQRQAAAVELATKCDVVVVVGGHQSNNTRELVETCRRHCRRVEQVESAHELKQEWFRDAETVGLTAGTSTPDSTIEAVEGAIRAMSPNHTLASAS from the coding sequence ATGAAAATTATTCGTGCCGAACATTTAGGCATGTGCTTTGGCGTTCGCGATGCAATCGCGCTCGCTGTCACTGAAAGCCGCCGCCAGCCGGTCACCATTCTGGGAGATCTGGTGCACAATCCCGTAGTGATTCGGGAGCTGCGCCAAAAAGGTGTCCAGATCGAACACGAGCTGGCCAGCGTGTCGACTCCCGTGGTCATGATCACCGCGCACGGCGCTTCCGAATCCGCCAAGACCCGTATTCGCAGTCAGGGACACCAGGTCATCGAAGCCACCTGTCCGCTCGTCCACGTCGCGCACGCGGCGCTGCATCAGCTGGTGAAGGACGGGTTCTATCCCGTCATCATCGGCAAACGAGATCACGTGGAAGTGCGAGGCATGACGGGCGACCTGACGCACCACGATGTCATCCTGTCGGAGGAGGATATTCTAACGCTCGAAGAGCACCCCAAAATTGGAATCGTCGCACAGACGACTCAGCCAGTGGATAAAGTCCGTCGTCTCGTGCAGCTGGTTCGAGAACGCTTCCCCCGGTCGGAGATTCGGTTCAAGGACACCGTCTGTCAGCCCACCAAACAACGGCAGGCGGCGGCGGTTGAACTCGCAACCAAATGCGACGTTGTCGTCGTGGTCGGCGGACATCAGAGCAATAACACCCGAGAGTTGGTGGAAACCTGCCGACGCCACTGCCGCCGGGTGGAACAGGTTGAAAGCGCCCACGAGCTGAAGCAGGAATGGTTTCGCGATGCGGAAACCGTCGGGCTCACCGCGGGCACCTCCACGCCCGATAGCACAATCGAGGCAGTGGAAGGGGCGATCCGAGCGATGAGCCCCAACCACACCCTGGCCTCCGCGAGCTAG
- a CDS encoding 1-acyl-sn-glycerol-3-phosphate acyltransferase, which yields MGASFRLLYRLIGFCAIALTCVLDFLLRIWLTGRAGDMRLRAKWCCRWGNAFLNLLGVRLTMHGTPPSEGMMASNHLSYLDIVVYAACRPFVFVSKAEVKSWPIVGQMIRCAGTLFIQREQRSDVKRLAEAFAPIIRDGNPIVLFPEGTSTGGDRILPFHSSLFEPAAANQWSVSPAWIGYVVPGGDASEDVAYWKDMTFAPHLLHLFTLKEIQATVRFAPALPKGLSRKEIARQLHHTVCELARQEGRTLVS from the coding sequence ATGGGTGCCTCGTTCCGACTGCTCTATCGCTTGATCGGCTTCTGTGCTATCGCCTTGACGTGCGTGCTGGATTTCCTGCTTCGAATCTGGCTCACCGGCCGAGCCGGAGACATGCGGCTGCGCGCGAAGTGGTGCTGCCGGTGGGGAAATGCCTTCCTTAATTTGCTCGGGGTCCGCCTGACGATGCACGGAACTCCTCCCTCCGAGGGAATGATGGCGAGCAACCATCTCAGCTACTTGGATATCGTAGTCTATGCCGCCTGCCGCCCGTTTGTGTTCGTGTCCAAAGCAGAGGTCAAATCCTGGCCCATCGTAGGTCAAATGATTCGGTGCGCCGGCACGCTCTTCATCCAACGTGAGCAGCGGTCCGATGTGAAACGCCTCGCGGAGGCTTTTGCCCCCATCATCCGAGACGGAAACCCCATCGTTCTTTTCCCGGAAGGCACCAGCACCGGCGGCGATCGCATTCTTCCGTTTCATTCCTCGCTGTTCGAGCCGGCAGCGGCCAACCAATGGTCCGTTTCGCCCGCCTGGATCGGTTACGTGGTCCCCGGAGGCGACGCTTCGGAGGATGTGGCTTACTGGAAGGACATGACTTTCGCTCCGCATCTCCTGCATCTGTTCACCCTCAAGGAAATCCAGGCCACTGTTCGCTTCGCGCCCGCACTGCCCAAAGGTCTCTCGCGAAAAGAAATCGCGAGGCAGCTTCACCACACCGTCTGCGAGCTGGCCCGTCAGGAAGGCCGCACGTTGGTGTCCTGA
- a CDS encoding phosphatidylinositol-specific phospholipase C/glycerophosphodiester phosphodiesterase family protein, translating to MTTRRCLTPFNLGLMVIVGAFLTLSGFGLPAAPAAEAVKLAGSPQPLIQAHSHNDYEQARPLQDALALGFCNVEADIYLVEGKLLVAHDRQDVRPDRTLEGLYLDPLRARVRRNGGRVYPEKAPFTLLIDIKEDAEKVYPVLDRLLRRYRGMLTSFTADSTRTGAVTVVLSGDRPIRLVEQQKRRWCGIDGRLKDLETNPSPHLFPWVSDNWVSHFTWRGEGEISTADWVKLQAVVAKAHAQNRRLRFWATGNDPRGWKVLQRAGVDLLGADDLAGLHRWLTDSVNHGTNR from the coding sequence ATGACGACGCGCCGTTGCCTGACTCCTTTCAACCTCGGTCTCATGGTCATCGTGGGCGCGTTCTTGACCCTGTCGGGGTTCGGGTTGCCGGCCGCCCCTGCTGCGGAAGCCGTCAAGCTCGCAGGATCTCCTCAGCCCTTGATCCAGGCGCATTCCCACAATGATTACGAGCAGGCTCGTCCGCTCCAGGACGCCCTGGCGCTGGGCTTTTGCAATGTAGAGGCGGATATCTATCTCGTGGAAGGCAAGCTGCTGGTCGCACATGATCGCCAGGATGTGCGGCCGGATCGCACATTGGAGGGGTTGTACTTGGATCCCTTGCGCGCCCGGGTCCGTCGGAACGGTGGCAGGGTCTACCCGGAAAAGGCGCCCTTCACGTTGCTGATCGACATCAAGGAGGATGCGGAGAAGGTGTATCCGGTGCTGGATCGCCTTCTGCGTCGCTATCGCGGGATGTTGACGTCGTTTACCGCTGACAGCACCCGCACCGGGGCGGTGACCGTGGTGCTTTCAGGGGATCGGCCCATCCGGCTGGTGGAGCAGCAGAAGCGTCGGTGGTGTGGAATCGATGGGCGGCTTAAGGATCTGGAAACCAACCCATCTCCGCATCTCTTCCCCTGGGTCAGCGACAATTGGGTTTCTCACTTTACGTGGCGTGGGGAAGGGGAGATTTCAACGGCGGACTGGGTGAAGCTGCAGGCGGTGGTGGCGAAGGCTCACGCCCAGAATCGCCGTCTCCGCTTCTGGGCCACGGGCAATGATCCTCGCGGATGGAAGGTGTTGCAGAGAGCGGGGGTTGACCTCCTCGGAGCTGATGATCTGGCCGGACTGCACCGTTGGTTGACGGACTCAGTGAACCACGGAACCAACCGATAG
- a CDS encoding YebC/PmpR family DNA-binding transcriptional regulator: protein MGAQWKQAGREANAQKKGQMVVKLVREIMVAAKLGGADPDLNARLAAAVEKARKSSVTRDTIERAIKKGAGLTEEKVIFEQVTYEGFAPHKVPVVVECLTDNRNRTAPEIRNLFKAGSLGQPGSVAFFFNHCGVVEGNHPDAQRDAEGDAIECGAQEIEPLEAEETPEGTKGARFIAAIKDLDSVSKALKAAGWKVTASEIRYVAKNFTELSDTARKEVIEFLNELDDHDDVQHVYAAMK from the coding sequence ATGGGTGCTCAATGGAAACAAGCCGGTCGTGAAGCCAATGCCCAAAAAAAGGGGCAGATGGTGGTCAAATTGGTACGTGAAATCATGGTCGCTGCCAAATTGGGTGGCGCCGACCCCGATCTGAACGCACGGCTCGCGGCGGCGGTCGAGAAGGCCCGGAAAAGCTCGGTCACACGCGACACCATCGAACGCGCGATCAAGAAAGGTGCGGGGCTAACCGAAGAGAAAGTAATCTTCGAACAGGTTACCTACGAAGGGTTTGCACCCCACAAAGTTCCAGTCGTCGTGGAATGCCTGACCGACAACCGCAACCGAACTGCCCCCGAGATTCGCAACCTCTTTAAGGCCGGATCCCTCGGTCAGCCCGGCAGTGTCGCCTTCTTCTTCAACCATTGCGGGGTAGTGGAAGGCAACCATCCCGATGCCCAACGAGACGCCGAGGGAGATGCCATCGAGTGCGGCGCCCAAGAGATCGAACCGCTCGAGGCGGAGGAGACCCCGGAAGGCACCAAAGGGGCCCGCTTTATTGCGGCCATCAAAGATCTGGATTCGGTGTCCAAGGCGCTCAAAGCCGCAGGCTGGAAAGTCACCGCCTCTGAAATCCGTTACGTGGCCAAGAACTTTACGGAACTGAGCGACACGGCCCGCAAGGAGGTCATCGAATTCTTAAACGAACTCGACGATCACGACGACGTCCAGCACGTCTACGCGGCCATGAAATAG
- a CDS encoding GNAT family N-acetyltransferase encodes MGDRILARSEARSHYTLRLASSEKEIRSAQELRFQVFNLELNEGLDSSYETCLDADPFDEVCDHLLVEDSRSAQVVGTYRLQTGAKAKACLGYYSEQEFDFSPFEPRRGEIVELGRACVHADHRNLAVLGLLWKGISAYAREHQGRYLIGCSSLTSQDPGVGAAMYGDLEKSYLAPTEWRTQPQEAYRCPLDTLADRSPKVPKLLLAYLSLGARICGPPAIDREFKTIDFLTLLDLDELPRNTVLKYLT; translated from the coding sequence ATGGGCGATCGCATCCTCGCACGCAGCGAGGCTCGATCGCATTACACATTACGCTTGGCCAGCTCCGAGAAGGAGATTCGTTCAGCTCAAGAGCTTCGCTTTCAAGTCTTTAACCTCGAACTCAACGAGGGATTGGACAGTTCTTACGAGACCTGCCTGGATGCCGATCCTTTTGATGAGGTCTGCGATCACCTCTTGGTCGAGGATTCCCGCTCGGCTCAGGTGGTGGGCACTTATCGACTGCAGACTGGGGCGAAAGCCAAGGCGTGTTTGGGATACTACAGCGAGCAAGAATTCGATTTCAGCCCGTTCGAACCCCGGCGCGGTGAGATTGTTGAACTGGGTAGAGCCTGCGTGCATGCCGACCATCGCAACCTGGCCGTACTCGGACTGCTCTGGAAGGGAATCTCGGCCTATGCACGGGAACATCAGGGCCGATACCTGATCGGCTGCAGTTCGCTCACCTCCCAAGACCCAGGAGTAGGGGCGGCGATGTACGGCGATCTGGAAAAGTCCTATCTCGCTCCCACCGAATGGCGGACCCAACCGCAGGAGGCCTATCGTTGTCCCCTCGACACGCTGGCGGACCGGTCCCCCAAGGTCCCCAAACTGCTCCTCGCGTATCTCTCCCTCGGTGCCCGAATCTGTGGCCCACCCGCCATCGACCGCGAGTTCAAGACCATCGACTTCCTAACCCTGTTGGACCTGGATGAGCTTCCACGAAATACGGTGTTGAAGTATCTCACCTAA